In Ignavibacteriales bacterium, a single genomic region encodes these proteins:
- a CDS encoding zf-HC2 domain-containing protein, with the protein MRTEHVEYLLPDYLKGMLEESLRPGVESHLAECAACRAELEQLRPAMALLDSLEVRPPYEGYFSAMVPRVRERLQRRRIFDFVTHPLFARFAVPLAVGALLLVILLRVPDAVREAGGERNPLQAVVHGLETEDLVDVVLDQQDRQAISGNGENETNSMLAVPFLQGDLLLAGADQLLLSNESVLDAAIPEHLDQLSPSEVDVLVARLGERTIL; encoded by the coding sequence GTGCGCACGGAACACGTTGAATATCTGTTGCCGGACTACCTGAAAGGGATGCTGGAGGAATCGCTCCGGCCGGGTGTGGAAAGCCATCTGGCGGAATGCGCCGCCTGCCGGGCCGAGTTGGAACAACTGCGGCCGGCGATGGCCCTTCTCGATTCACTCGAAGTCAGGCCGCCATACGAAGGATATTTCTCCGCCATGGTGCCCCGGGTCCGTGAAAGGCTGCAGCGCCGGAGAATTTTCGATTTCGTTACTCATCCGCTCTTTGCGCGTTTCGCTGTACCGCTCGCAGTCGGAGCGTTGCTGTTGGTGATACTCCTCCGTGTGCCCGATGCCGTGCGTGAGGCTGGAGGCGAGCGCAATCCGTTGCAGGCGGTTGTGCACGGTCTTGAAACTGAAGATCTGGTGGACGTCGTCCTGGATCAGCAGGATCGCCAGGCGATTTCCGGCAACGGCGAAAACGAAACGAATTCCATGCTGGCAGTCCCGTTCCTCCAGGGCGATCTCCTGCTCGCCGGGGCGGACCAGCTTCTGTTGTCGAACGAGTCAGTGCTCGATGCTGCAATTCCGGAACACCTCGACCAGCTCAGCCCCTCTGAAGTCGATGTGCTCGTAGCCCGACTGGGTGAAAGGACGATTCTATGA
- a CDS encoding RNA polymerase sigma factor: MTVRSDLELIQLFQQGDESSFNHLVVRYQEKVYWVARRFINDHDGADDIAQEVFCKAYESLKQFRGESSLYTWLYRITVNIALNSLRRQKVREFFRIDEVFDVADTSAVAPDDAVEKKEEKQLIEQAIGKLPEKQKAVFVLRYYEELPYEEISKILHTSVGGLKANYFHAVKKIQEYVKRAHGTR; encoded by the coding sequence ATGACAGTTCGTAGCGATCTTGAATTAATCCAGCTCTTTCAGCAAGGTGATGAATCGTCGTTCAATCATCTCGTTGTGCGTTACCAGGAGAAGGTCTACTGGGTGGCGCGCCGGTTCATCAACGATCATGACGGGGCAGACGATATTGCCCAGGAAGTATTCTGCAAGGCATATGAATCGCTGAAGCAGTTCAGGGGAGAATCCTCACTCTACACTTGGTTGTACAGGATCACCGTCAACATCGCTCTGAACAGTCTACGGCGGCAGAAGGTGAGGGAGTTCTTCCGGATCGATGAGGTGTTCGATGTCGCAGACACCTCGGCCGTCGCTCCTGATGACGCGGTTGAAAAGAAAGAAGAGAAGCAACTGATCGAGCAGGCGATCGGGAAGCTGCCGGAGAAGCAGAAAGCGGTGTTCGTCCTGCGATACTATGAAGAGCTGCCATACGAGGAGATTTCGAAAATCCTTCACACGTCGGTCGGCGGACTCAAGGCAAACTACTTCCACGCGGTGAAGAAAATACAGGAGTATGTAAAGCGTGCGCACGGAACACGTTGA
- a CDS encoding cysteine desulfurase family protein gives MKSIYLDYSATTPLDPRVLEVMIPVFSGMFGNASSVHSFGREARAILEKSRETIARFIGSKSNEVFFTSGGTEADNHAIKGLAEAGLRKGKKQIITSAVEHHAVLHPVRNLRKSGFDVIELPVDEYGRVDPQDVQKSITPSTALISLMLANNEIGTLNDVHGIGAIARQAGVPFHSDAVQAVGKIDVNVEELNVDVLSISAHKFYGPKGVGAIYIRKGVQIDSFVEGGAQESNRRAGTESVPLAVGFAKAAEIARESMDASLVQIRGLRSHLLDRLKNEFTGLLFNGHPTDSLPHILSVSFDSSLVSIDGDALIMGMDLRGVAVTSGSACTSGSLQASHVLLAIGRDENTARATIRFSLGRNTTRDELDSAMTALSEVVEKAKKHSPSQ, from the coding sequence ATGAAAAGCATTTATCTCGACTATAGCGCAACAACACCGCTTGATCCAAGAGTGCTCGAGGTCATGATACCGGTGTTCTCGGGGATGTTTGGCAATGCTTCCTCGGTTCACTCGTTCGGGCGGGAAGCGCGGGCGATCCTCGAAAAGAGCCGCGAAACTATCGCCCGATTCATCGGTTCGAAGTCGAATGAGGTATTTTTCACGAGCGGCGGGACCGAGGCCGACAATCATGCTATCAAGGGGCTCGCTGAAGCAGGGCTACGGAAAGGAAAGAAGCAGATCATCACGTCTGCCGTCGAGCATCATGCTGTCCTGCATCCTGTCCGGAATCTGCGCAAGAGCGGGTTCGATGTCATCGAACTGCCGGTCGATGAATATGGCAGAGTGGACCCGCAGGATGTGCAGAAGTCAATCACTCCTTCGACAGCACTGATTTCCCTGATGCTCGCGAACAACGAAATCGGGACGCTGAATGATGTCCATGGGATCGGGGCGATCGCCCGACAAGCCGGAGTTCCGTTCCACTCAGACGCCGTGCAGGCCGTGGGGAAGATCGATGTCAACGTGGAAGAACTGAACGTTGACGTCCTCTCAATTTCTGCGCACAAGTTCTACGGCCCGAAAGGGGTGGGGGCGATCTACATCCGCAAGGGGGTTCAGATAGATTCCTTTGTTGAAGGAGGAGCGCAGGAAAGCAATCGAAGGGCCGGGACGGAGAGTGTTCCCTTGGCTGTCGGTTTTGCCAAGGCCGCAGAAATCGCCAGGGAATCAATGGACGCTTCTCTCGTTCAGATCCGCGGCCTCAGGAGTCACCTCCTGGATCGCCTGAAAAATGAGTTCACGGGTCTCCTTTTCAACGGTCATCCGACGGATAGCCTGCCGCACATTCTAAGTGTGTCCTTTGATTCCTCTTTGGTGTCAATCGATGGTGACGCACTTATCATGGGGATGGATCTGAGGGGAGTGGCCGTGACCAGCGGCTCCGCCTGCACGTCGGGGAGCCTTCAGGCGTCACACGTTCTGCTTGCAATCGGACGCGATGAAAACACCGCACGAGCAACGATTCGGTTCTCGCTGGGGCGCAACACGACAAGAGATGAACTGGATTCTGCGATGACGGCGCTGAGTGAAGTTGTAGAGAAGGCAAAGAAGCATTCACCATCACAGTAG
- a CDS encoding helix-turn-helix transcriptional regulator — protein sequence MRDVERYIEKRKARSPKFAKDFEAGYEAFEISVMLREARVRSGVTQEAIAKKLRTKKSAISRIENHAQDIRLSTLEKYAKALGMRIKVQLFE from the coding sequence ATGAGGGACGTTGAACGGTATATTGAAAAGCGAAAAGCCCGCAGTCCGAAGTTTGCCAAGGACTTCGAAGCCGGATACGAGGCATTTGAGATTAGTGTCATGTTGAGAGAAGCTCGAGTACGATCTGGAGTGACGCAAGAGGCAATTGCGAAAAAGCTGCGAACGAAGAAATCAGCGATTTCCCGCATCGAAAACCACGCTCAGGACATACGGCTCTCAACTCTGGAGAAGTATGCAAAGGCGCTTGGCATGAGAATCAAAGTGCAACTCTTCGAATAG
- a CDS encoding type II toxin-antitoxin system RelE/ParE family toxin → MRSIEFYRTSSGACPLEEFLDSLSDQQAQKVAWVLRLVERLERVPEQYLKKLAGTDQLWEIRIQGGGKSYRLLGFFDGPVLMVLTSGFVKKRQKTPRQEIELAQRRRNEYLERKGRR, encoded by the coding sequence ATGCGATCGATCGAATTCTACCGGACTTCGTCTGGCGCATGCCCACTGGAAGAATTCCTCGACAGCTTGTCAGATCAACAGGCTCAGAAGGTGGCTTGGGTTCTCCGTCTGGTCGAGAGGCTGGAGAGAGTACCAGAGCAGTATCTGAAAAAGCTTGCCGGTACGGACCAACTTTGGGAAATCCGCATACAAGGTGGTGGTAAGAGCTATCGTCTGCTTGGATTCTTCGATGGGCCCGTGCTTATGGTCCTCACCAGCGGATTCGTCAAGAAGCGACAGAAAACGCCTCGCCAAGAGATCGAACTGGCGCAGCGACGGCGCAATGAGTATTTAGAGAGGAAGGGAAGACGATGA